A window of Nicotiana tabacum cultivar K326 chromosome 24, ASM71507v2, whole genome shotgun sequence contains these coding sequences:
- the LOC107759602 gene encoding josephin-like protein isoform X1 — protein MISSERVNMEGGTNIYHERQRLQFCLLHSLNNLFQGKDVFTRAELNSIAEKLDIDDPNRGIWNPVSIVFKPHHNAITGNYDINVLIAALEQKGKTVVWHDRRNGASSIVLDDRLMGIVVNVPVRKFGDLWRSRHWVTLRCIQGVWYNLDSDFAAPYAFKDSQEVGEFLDGIIAAGAEVLLVMNDK, from the exons A TGATCTCTTCCGAGAGAGTGAATATGGAGGGAGGAACGAATATATATCACGAGAGGCAAAGATTACAGTTCTGCCTCTTACATTCCCTCAACAATCTCTTCCAG GGGAAAGATGTGTTTACAAGAGCCGAATTGAATTCCATTGCTGAAAAACTTGATATCGATGACCCTAACAGGGGAATCTGGAATCCTGTGTCAATTGTATTTAAGCCTCATCATAATGCAATAACCGGGAACTATGATATAAACGTATTGATTGCTGCACTGGAACAGAAAGGCAAAACTGTTGTTTGGCACGATAGGCGAAATGGGGCTTCTTCAATTGTTCTCGATGATCGACTGATGGGAATTGTTGTTAATGTTCCTGTTAGAAAGTTTGGTGACCTTTGGAGAAGCAGACATTGGGTTACATTAAGATGTATTCAGGGGGTTTGGTATAATCTGGACAGTGACTTTGCTGCTCCTTATGCTTTTAAAGATAGCCAAGAAGTTGGGGAGTTCTTGGATGGTATCATTGCTGCTGGTGCTGAGGTTTTACTGGTAATGAACGATAAATAA
- the LOC107759602 gene encoding josephin-like protein isoform X2, translating into MEGGTNIYHERQRLQFCLLHSLNNLFQGKDVFTRAELNSIAEKLDIDDPNRGIWNPVSIVFKPHHNAITGNYDINVLIAALEQKGKTVVWHDRRNGASSIVLDDRLMGIVVNVPVRKFGDLWRSRHWVTLRCIQGVWYNLDSDFAAPYAFKDSQEVGEFLDGIIAAGAEVLLVMNDK; encoded by the exons ATGGAGGGAGGAACGAATATATATCACGAGAGGCAAAGATTACAGTTCTGCCTCTTACATTCCCTCAACAATCTCTTCCAG GGGAAAGATGTGTTTACAAGAGCCGAATTGAATTCCATTGCTGAAAAACTTGATATCGATGACCCTAACAGGGGAATCTGGAATCCTGTGTCAATTGTATTTAAGCCTCATCATAATGCAATAACCGGGAACTATGATATAAACGTATTGATTGCTGCACTGGAACAGAAAGGCAAAACTGTTGTTTGGCACGATAGGCGAAATGGGGCTTCTTCAATTGTTCTCGATGATCGACTGATGGGAATTGTTGTTAATGTTCCTGTTAGAAAGTTTGGTGACCTTTGGAGAAGCAGACATTGGGTTACATTAAGATGTATTCAGGGGGTTTGGTATAATCTGGACAGTGACTTTGCTGCTCCTTATGCTTTTAAAGATAGCCAAGAAGTTGGGGAGTTCTTGGATGGTATCATTGCTGCTGGTGCTGAGGTTTTACTGGTAATGAACGATAAATAA